From one Octopus bimaculoides isolate UCB-OBI-ISO-001 chromosome 1, ASM119413v2, whole genome shotgun sequence genomic stretch:
- the LOC128247374 gene encoding zinc finger protein 675-like, producing MNAKAEPVNIASSNQTQENAEEKSHLCDMCGKLFTTGSLLSSHKCIHTRRKLHHSDICDKKFSDNSTLISNKHCHTEETSYHCDICSKNFTQKGSFSRHKRIHTGERPYHCDKCGKSFSRNGHLSSHKHIHTGEKPYHCDICDKAFSRSDNLTQHKRVHTGEKAYFCDICGKAFAGSADLSVHKRIHTGERPYHCDICGETFIRNRNLTYHKHSHTGKKPYKCDTCEESFSTRGQLSVHKRIHTGERPYKCDICGKAFSQIGHSVRHKRIHTGEKPYQCDICSETFSRSDNLTKHKEIHTEGKP from the coding sequence atgaaTGCAAAAGCAGAGCCTGTAAACATTGCTTCATCTAATCAGACACAGGAAAATGCAGAAGAGAAGTCACACCTTTGTGATATGTGTGGAAAATTATTCACTACAGGCAGTTTATTATCTTCCcataaatgtattcacacacgCAGAAAACTGCACCAcagtgatatctgtgataaaaaaTTCTCAGATAATAGCACATTAATTTCCAATAAGCATTGTCACACAGAAGAAACatcataccactgtgatatttgtagtaAAAATTTCACTCAGAAAGGTAGTTTCTCTCGACACaagcgtattcacacaggagaaagaccataccactgtgataagtgtggtaaatcattttccagAAATGGTCATTTGTCTTcccacaaacatattcacacaggagaaaaaccataccactgtgatatctgtgataaagcATTCTCTAGAAGTGATAATTTAACTCAACACAAacgtgttcacacaggagagaaagcatatttctgtgatatctgtggtaaagcatttgCTGGGAGTGCTGATTTGTCTgtccacaaacgtattcacacaggagaaagaccttaccactgtgatatatgtggtgaAACTTTTATTAGAAATCGTAATTTAACTTACCACAAACATAGCCACACAGGAAAGAAACCTTACAAATGTGACACCTGTGAAGAATCATTTTCTACAAGGGGTCAATTATCTgtccacaaacgtattcacacaggtgaaaGACCATAcaagtgtgatatttgtggtaaagcattctctcaAATTGGTCATTCTGTTCGACACAAGCGTAtccacacaggtgagaaaccataccaatGCGATATATGTAGTGAAACATTTTCTAGAAGTGATAATTTGACTAAACACAAAGAAATTCACACAGAAGGGAAACCATAG
- the LOC106883883 gene encoding zinc finger protein OZF-like, whose product MDEETKTGNIESDTENIESDIENIESDTENIESDTENIESDSENIDSDIENIESDTENIEADTKNIESDTENIEADTKNIKSDTENIEADTKNVEAKTENIEGVTEKIEIKTENIEVKTENIDTFNQAGKNTEVKSRTCEVCGKLFTTSNLLSSHKCQGKSLHHCYICGKIFSQHSHLSRHVRIHTGERPYHCDICGKSFSDSSTLHTHKRIHTGEKRYHCEFCGKSFSGNTGLSSHRRTHTGERPYKCDVCDKAFFTRAYLTRHTRIHTGAKPYFCEFCGKSFADRNTVISHKRIHTQEKPFPCDVCGKTFSESSNLSCHKRIHTGERPYQCDICDKAFFTKSHLSGHIRIHKGERPYQCDICDKAFSQTSHLSRHKRIHTRGKLYPCDICSEAFSTNEHLIQHQHIHMGMNM is encoded by the coding sequence ATGGATGAGGAAACAAAGACTGGGAATATTGAATCAGACACTGAAAATATTGAATCAGATATTGAGAATATTGAATCAGACACCGAGAATATTGAATCAGACACTGAGAATATTGAATCAGACTCAGAGAATATTGACTCAGACATTGAGAATATTGAATCAGATACTGAGAATATTGAAGCTGACACCAAGAATATCGAATCAGACACCGAAAATATTGAAGCTGACACCAAGAATATCAAATCAGACACCGAAAATATTGAAGCTGACACCAAGAACGTCGAAGCAAAGACTGAGAATATTGAAGGAGTCACtgagaaaattgaaataaaaactgagAATATTGAAGTGAAAACTGAGAATATTGATACATTTAATCAAGCAGGAAAAAATACAGAAGTGAAATCACGTACATGTGAAGTATGTGGGAAGTTATTTACTACAAGCAATTTATTATCTTCCCATAAATGTCAAGGTAAAAGTCTACACCACTGTTATATCTGTGGTAAAATTTTCTCTCAACATAGTCATTTGTCACGACATGTGCGTATCCACACAGGAGAAagaccataccattgtgatatctgtggtaaatcattctcagatAGTAGTACTTTACACacccacaaacgtattcacacaggagagaaacggTACCACTGTGAATTCTGTGGTAAAAGCTTTTCTGGAAATACTGGTTTGTCTtctcacagacgtacacacacaggaGAAAGACCATACAAATGTGATGTCTGTGATAAGGCATTTTTTACAAGGGCTTATTTGACTcgacacacacgtattcatacaggagcaAAACCATACTTTTGTGAattttgtggtaaatcatttgcagATAGAAACACGGTAATTTCCCACAAACGTATCCATACCCAGGAGAAACCATTCCCCTGTGAcgtttgtggtaaaacattctctgaaAGTAGTAATTTGTcttgtcacaaacgtattcacacaggagaaagaccatatcaatgtgatatctgtgataaagcATTTTTTACTAAAAGTCATTTGTCAGGTCACATTCGTATTCATAAAGGAGAACGTCCAtaccaatgtgatatctgtgataaggCATTCTCTCAAACTTCTCATTTATCtcgacacaaacgtattcatacaagaGGGAAACTGTATCCCTGTGATATTTGTAGTGAAGCGTTTTCTACAAATGAACATTTAATTCAACATCAACATATTCACATGGGAATGAATATGTAG